The Juglans microcarpa x Juglans regia isolate MS1-56 chromosome 2S, Jm3101_v1.0, whole genome shotgun sequence genome has a window encoding:
- the LOC121253637 gene encoding probable arabinose 5-phosphate isomerase — protein MTPTYNNNGDNLHSSLLMPSTSDLACPLETMGSLPQHSPSDNEPPHLRIDETTLLNLFKCQQKHLNFFFHNLSLPQTLSFARTLLSASGTIFFTGVGKSGFVANKISQTLVSLGIRSAFISPVDALHGDIGILTSCDVVVLFSKSGTTEELLRLVPCARAKGAYLASVTSVEGNALAAACDMNVHLPLERELCPFDLAPVTSTAIQMVFGDTVAIALMGARNLTKEEYAANHPAGRIGKSLIFKVKDVMKKQEELPVCREGDLIMDQLVELTSKGCGCLVVIDEEYHLIGTFTDGDLRRTLKASGEAIFKLTVGEMCNRMPRTISPDSMAVEAMKKMEAPPSPVQFLPVVDYRNMLIGIVTLHGLVSAGI, from the exons ATGACACCGACATATAATAATAACGGCGACAATTTACACTCGTCACTGTTAATGCCATCAACATCAGATCTCGCATGTCCGCTGGAGACGATGGGTTCTCTCCCACAACACTCTCCGTCCGACAACGAACCTCCACACCTCCGAATCGACGAGACTACCCTCCTCAACCTCTTCAAATGCCAGCAGAAACACCTGAACTTCTTCTTCCACAACCTCTCGCTCCCCCAAACTCTGTCATTCGCGCGTACACTCCTCTCTGCCTCCGGAACTATCTTCTTCACCGGCGTCGGTAAGTCCGGCTTCGTCGCCAACAAGATCTCCCAGACCCTTGTCTCCCTCGGCATCCGCTCCGCTTTCATCTCCCCCGTCGACGCCCTCCACGGAGACATCGGGATTCTCACATCTTGCGACGTCGTCGTCTTGTTCAGCAAGTCCGGGACGACCGAGGAGCTCCTCCGCCTCGTTCCGTGCGCGCGGGCTAAGGGCGCGTACCTCGCCTCGGTCACGTCAGTGGAGGGCAATGCGCTCGCGGCGGCTTGCGACATGAACGTGCATTTGCCGCTGGAGAGGGAATTGTGCCCGTTCGATCTAGCGCCGGTGACGTCGACGGCTATCCAGATGGTATTCGGGGATACGGTGGCGATCGCGCTCATGGGGGCCAGGAACTTGACCAAAGAAGAATACGCCGCGAACCACCCCGCGGGTCGGATCGGGAAGAGTCTCATCTTCAAG GTAAAAGATGTTATGAAGAAACAAGAGGAGCTTCCAGTTTGCAGGGAAGGAGATTTGATAATGGATCAGCTCGTGGAGCTGACAAGTAAAGGATGTGGATGCCTGGTTGTTATAGATGAAGAGTACCACCTGATCGGTACATTTACCGATGGTGATCTCCGGCGCACACTCAAGGCTAGCGGAGAAGCCATTTTTAAGCTCACAGTGGGAGAAATGTGCAACAG GATGCCGAGAACCATCAGTCCAGATTCAATGGCGGTGGAGGCAATGAAAAAGATGGAAGCACCACCATCTCCTGTGCAGTTTTTGCCGGTGGTTGATTACCGGAATATGTTGATTGGCATTGTTACATTGCACGGGTTAGTTTCGGCTGGCATTTGA
- the LOC121253620 gene encoding protein LIGHT-DEPENDENT SHORT HYPOCOTYLS 3-like: MDSLPELTESSNSENTGITDSSTTNNTLAAASSSSSASAPSSRYENQKRRDWNTFGQYLMNHRPPLSLSRCSGAHVLEFLRYLDQFGKTKVHTPICPFYGLPNPPAPCPCPLRQAWGSLDALIGRLRAAFEENGGQPEVNPFGARAVRLYLREVRDLQSKARGVSYEKKKRKRSRQQFPPGQLPPPGASQ; this comes from the exons ATGGATTCACTCCCAGAATTGACTGAGAGTTCTAATTCCGAGAACACCGGCATCACGGATTCTAGTACTACCAATAACACCTTAGCTGCCGCAAGCTCTTCTTCATCAGCTTCTGCTCCAAGCAGCCGCTATGAAAACCAGAAGCGCCGTGACTGGAACACCTTCGGCCAATACCTGATGAACCACCGGCCACCTCTTTCCCTCTCCAGATGCAGCGGTGCCCATGTTCTCGAATTCCTCCG GTACCTTGACCAATTTGGCAAAACCAAAGTGCACACTCCAATCTGCCCCTTCTATGGTCTCCCAAACCCTCCAGCTCCTTGCCCATGCCCGCTGCGCCAGGCCTGGGGCAGCCTCGATGCGCTCATCGGACGCCTCCGAGCCGCCTTTGAAGAGAACGGAGGGCAGCCTGAAGTTAACCCTTTTGGGGCTCGAGCAGTTAGGCTCTATCTCCGTGAGGTTCGTGATTTGCAGTCAAAAGCAAGAGGGGTCAGCTATGAGAAAAAGAAGCGGAAGCGCTCCCGGCAACAGTTTCCACCAGGTCAGCTGCCACCCCCAGGTGCAAGCCAATAA